Proteins encoded together in one Streptomyces umbrinus window:
- the rpsR gene encoding 30S ribosomal protein S18, protein MAKPPVRKPKKKVCAFCKDKVTYVDYKDTNMLRKFISDRGKIRARRVTGNCTQHQRDVATAVKNSREMALLPYTSTAR, encoded by the coding sequence ATGGCGAAGCCGCCTGTGCGCAAGCCTAAGAAGAAGGTCTGCGCATTCTGCAAGGACAAGGTCACGTACGTGGACTACAAGGACACGAACATGCTGCGGAAGTTCATTTCCGACCGCGGCAAGATCCGTGCCCGCCGCGTGACCGGCAACTGCACGCAGCACCAGCGTGACGTCGCCACGGCCGTGAAGAACAGCCGTGAGATGGCGCTGCTGCCCTACACCTCCACCGCGCGATAA
- the rpsF gene encoding 30S ribosomal protein S6 yields the protein MRHYEMMVILDPDLEERAVAPLIENFLSVVREGNGKVEKVDTWGRRRLSYEIKKKPEGIYSVIDLQAEPAVVKELDRQMNLNESVLRTKVLRPETH from the coding sequence ATGCGTCACTACGAAATGATGGTCATCCTCGACCCCGATCTCGAGGAGCGCGCTGTCGCCCCCCTGATCGAGAACTTCCTCTCCGTCGTCCGTGAGGGCAACGGAAAGGTCGAGAAGGTCGACACCTGGGGCCGTCGTCGTCTCTCGTACGAGATCAAGAAGAAGCCCGAGGGCATCTACTCGGTCATCGACCTGCAGGCCGAGCCTGCGGTCGTCAAGGAGCTCGACCGCCAGATGAACCTGAACGAGTCGGTCCTCCGGACCAAGGTCCTCCGTCCCGAGACCCACTGA
- the femX gene encoding peptidoglycan bridge formation glycyltransferase FemX → MSLTLRTISREQHLAYIQSLPAASHMQVPAWADVKAEWRSESLGWFDNRSGEMVGAGLVLYRQLPKIKRYLAYLPEGPVINWFAPNLTDWLDPMLAHLKQQGAFSVKMGPPVIIRRWEAASIKKGIQDPDVKRLRDIEADFIEPRAFEVADKLRRMGWQQGEDGGAGFGDVQPRYVYQVPLANRSLEDVHKGFNQLWRRNIKKAEKADVEVVQGGYQDLEEWQRLYEITALRDHFRPRPLSYFQRMWTALNTEDPNRMRLYFARHEGVNLSAATMLVVGGHVWYSYGASDNIGREVRPSNAMQWRMLRDAYALGATVYDLRGISDSLDETDHLFGLIQFKVGTGGQAAEYLGEWDFPLNKLLHKALDIYMSRR, encoded by the coding sequence ATGAGCCTGACCCTGAGGACCATCAGCCGAGAGCAGCATCTGGCGTACATCCAGAGTCTGCCCGCGGCTAGCCACATGCAGGTCCCGGCCTGGGCAGACGTCAAGGCCGAGTGGCGCTCCGAGAGCCTCGGATGGTTCGACAACAGGTCCGGCGAGATGGTCGGAGCGGGTCTCGTCCTGTACCGCCAGCTGCCCAAGATCAAGCGCTACCTCGCCTATCTGCCCGAGGGTCCGGTCATCAACTGGTTCGCGCCGAATCTGACCGACTGGCTGGATCCGATGCTCGCGCACCTCAAGCAGCAGGGCGCCTTCTCCGTGAAGATGGGCCCGCCGGTGATCATCCGGCGCTGGGAGGCCGCTTCGATCAAGAAGGGCATCCAGGACCCGGACGTGAAGCGCCTGCGCGACATCGAGGCGGACTTCATCGAGCCGCGCGCCTTCGAGGTCGCCGACAAGCTGCGGCGCATGGGCTGGCAGCAGGGCGAGGACGGCGGGGCGGGCTTCGGCGACGTACAACCCCGCTACGTCTACCAGGTGCCGCTGGCCAACCGGTCGCTGGAAGACGTCCACAAGGGCTTCAACCAGCTCTGGCGGCGCAACATCAAGAAGGCCGAGAAGGCCGACGTCGAGGTCGTCCAGGGCGGTTATCAGGACCTGGAGGAGTGGCAGCGCCTCTACGAGATCACGGCCCTGCGCGACCACTTCCGGCCCCGACCGCTCTCGTACTTCCAGCGCATGTGGACGGCTCTCAACACCGAAGACCCCAACCGCATGCGGCTGTACTTCGCCCGGCACGAGGGTGTGAACCTGTCCGCGGCGACGATGCTGGTCGTCGGCGGGCACGTCTGGTACTCCTACGGGGCCTCCGACAACATCGGGCGGGAGGTCCGGCCCTCGAACGCGATGCAGTGGCGGATGCTGCGCGACGCCTACGCGCTCGGCGCCACCGTCTACGACCTGCGCGGCATCTCCGACTCGCTGGACGAGACCGATCACCTCTTCGGCCTCATCCAGTTCAAGGTGGGCACCGGTGGGCAGGCCGCCGAATACCTCGGTGAGTGGGACTTCCCGCTCAACAAACTGCTCCACAAGGCGCTCGACATCTACATGTCGCGCCGCTGA
- the dnaB gene encoding replicative DNA helicase, producing MSISEPLDDPWADSGPSDRLPASRQRRDGGRGRDDQHDRGPDNGAWDGGGSAFERVPPQDLDAEQSVLGGMLLSKDAIADVVEVLKGHDFYRPAHETIYGSILDLYAKGEPADPITVAAELTKRGEITKVGGASYLHTLVQTVPTAANAEYYAEIVHERAVLRRLVEAGTRITQMGYAADGDVDEIVNSAQAEIYAVTEQRTTEDYLPLGDIMEGALDEIEAIGSRSGEMTGVPTGFTDLDQLTNGLHPGQMIIIAARPAMGKSTLALDFARACSIKHNMPSVIFSLEMGRNEIAMRLLSAEARVALHHMRSGTMTDEDWTRLARRMPDVSAAPLYIDDSPNLSMMEIRAKCRRLKQRADLKLVVIDYLQLMQSGGKRSESRQQEVSDMSRNLKLLAKELELPVIALSQLNRGPEQRTDKKPMVSDLRESGSIEQDADMVILLHREDAYEKESPRAGEADIIVGKHRNGPTATITVAFQGHYSRFVDMAQT from the coding sequence GTGAGTATTTCCGAGCCCTTGGACGATCCGTGGGCCGACAGCGGTCCCAGTGATCGTCTGCCCGCCTCCCGCCAGCGCCGCGACGGTGGCCGGGGCAGAGACGACCAGCACGACCGCGGTCCGGACAACGGAGCCTGGGACGGCGGAGGTTCGGCATTCGAGCGAGTGCCGCCGCAGGATCTGGACGCCGAACAGTCCGTTCTCGGCGGCATGCTGCTCTCGAAGGACGCCATCGCCGACGTCGTCGAAGTGCTCAAGGGCCACGACTTCTACCGTCCGGCGCACGAGACCATCTACGGCTCGATCCTCGACCTCTACGCGAAGGGCGAGCCGGCCGACCCGATCACGGTCGCCGCCGAGCTCACCAAGCGCGGCGAGATCACCAAGGTCGGCGGCGCCTCATATCTGCACACCCTGGTCCAGACGGTCCCGACGGCGGCGAACGCCGAGTACTACGCGGAGATCGTCCATGAGCGGGCCGTGCTGCGCCGCCTGGTCGAGGCCGGTACACGCATCACGCAGATGGGGTACGCGGCCGACGGTGACGTGGACGAGATCGTCAACAGCGCCCAGGCCGAGATCTACGCGGTCACCGAGCAGCGCACCACCGAGGACTATCTGCCGCTCGGCGACATCATGGAGGGCGCGCTCGACGAGATCGAGGCGATCGGTTCGCGGTCGGGGGAGATGACCGGTGTGCCGACGGGCTTCACCGACCTCGACCAGCTCACCAACGGTCTGCACCCGGGTCAGATGATCATCATTGCCGCCCGTCCTGCCATGGGTAAGTCGACGCTGGCGCTGGACTTCGCACGGGCCTGCTCGATCAAGCACAACATGCCGAGTGTGATCTTCTCGCTCGAAATGGGCCGCAACGAGATCGCGATGCGTCTGCTGTCCGCCGAGGCGCGGGTGGCCCTGCACCACATGCGTTCCGGGACGATGACCGACGAGGACTGGACCCGGCTCGCGCGCCGGATGCCGGACGTCTCGGCCGCTCCCCTCTACATCGACGACTCTCCGAACCTGTCGATGATGGAGATCCGCGCCAAGTGCCGTCGCCTCAAGCAGCGTGCCGATCTGAAGCTTGTGGTCATCGACTATCTGCAGCTGATGCAGTCGGGCGGCAAGCGGTCCGAGAGCCGACAGCAGGAGGTCTCCGACATGTCGCGAAACCTCAAGCTGCTCGCCAAGGAGCTTGAGCTGCCGGTGATCGCGCTGTCACAGCTGAACCGTGGTCCCGAGCAGCGCACGGACAAGAAGCCCATGGTCTCCGACCTGCGCGAATCCGGGTCGATCGAGCAGGACGCGGACATGGTGATCCTGCTGCACCGCGAGGACGCGTACGAGAAGGAGTCGCCGCGCGCCGGCGAGGCGGACATCATCGTGGGCAAGCACCGCAACGGCCCGACGGCCACGATCACGGTCGCCTTCCAGGGCCACTACTCCCGCTTCGTGGACATGGCACAGACCTGA
- a CDS encoding MATE family efflux transporter produces MTQAPAAPKAARRRHDREIVALAVPAFGALIAEPLFLMVDTAIVGHLGTAQLAGLGIASALLVTAVSIFVFLAYATTAAVARRVGAGDLQAAIRQGMDGIWLALLLGAAVIAVVLPTAPALVELFGASDTAAPYATTYLRISALGIPAMLVVLAATGVLRGLQDTKTPLYVAIGGFVANGALNAGLVYGADLGIAGSAWGTVIAQYGMAAVYLVVVVRGARKHGASLRPDAAGIRACAQAGAPLLVRTLSLRAILMIATAVAARLGDADVAAHQIILSLWSLLAFALDAIAIAGQAIIGRYLGAGDAQGAREACRRMVEWGIAVGVVLGGLVIVSRPLFLPLFTSDSVVHDTALPALLMVALSQPICGIVFVLDGVLMGAGDGPYLAWAMILTLAVFAPVALLVPVFGGGLTAVWGAMTLMMTVRMLTLWLRTRSGRWIVTGATR; encoded by the coding sequence ATGACACAGGCTCCCGCGGCACCCAAGGCCGCCCGGCGACGGCACGATCGAGAGATTGTCGCGCTGGCCGTTCCGGCCTTCGGCGCACTCATAGCCGAGCCTCTCTTCCTCATGGTCGACACCGCGATCGTCGGCCATCTCGGCACCGCGCAACTCGCCGGTCTCGGCATCGCCTCGGCTCTCCTCGTCACAGCCGTGAGCATCTTCGTCTTCCTCGCGTACGCCACCACGGCCGCCGTCGCCCGACGGGTAGGGGCGGGCGACCTCCAAGCCGCGATCCGCCAGGGCATGGACGGCATCTGGCTGGCCCTGCTGCTCGGCGCCGCCGTCATCGCCGTCGTCCTGCCCACCGCGCCCGCCCTGGTGGAACTCTTCGGCGCTTCTGACACCGCCGCCCCCTACGCCACGACCTATCTGCGCATCTCGGCCCTCGGCATCCCCGCGATGCTCGTCGTCCTCGCCGCCACCGGTGTCCTCCGTGGCCTACAGGACACAAAGACACCCCTCTACGTCGCCATCGGGGGCTTCGTCGCCAACGGTGCCCTCAACGCGGGCCTCGTCTACGGCGCGGACCTCGGTATAGCCGGCTCCGCGTGGGGAACCGTCATCGCCCAGTACGGCATGGCCGCTGTGTACCTCGTCGTGGTGGTCCGCGGAGCACGGAAGCACGGGGCATCCCTACGCCCCGACGCCGCCGGGATACGTGCCTGCGCCCAGGCCGGCGCACCGCTGCTGGTCCGCACTCTCTCGCTGCGCGCGATCCTGATGATCGCCACTGCGGTCGCTGCCCGGCTCGGAGACGCCGATGTCGCCGCGCACCAGATCATCCTGTCGCTGTGGAGCCTGCTCGCCTTCGCCCTCGACGCCATCGCCATCGCGGGTCAGGCCATCATCGGCCGCTATCTCGGTGCGGGAGATGCCCAGGGAGCCCGCGAGGCCTGCCGCCGCATGGTGGAGTGGGGCATCGCCGTCGGCGTTGTGCTCGGCGGGCTGGTGATCGTCAGCCGGCCGCTGTTCCTGCCACTGTTCACCAGCGACTCGGTCGTCCACGACACCGCGCTGCCCGCCCTGCTCATGGTGGCGCTCTCGCAGCCGATCTGCGGGATCGTCTTCGTCCTGGACGGCGTACTGATGGGAGCGGGGGACGGCCCGTATCTCGCATGGGCCATGATCCTCACCCTGGCGGTCTTCGCTCCGGTGGCACTGCTCGTCCCCGTTTTCGGCGGCGGGCTGACCGCGGTCTGGGGAGCGATGACCCTCATGATGACCGTACGGATGCTGACCCTGTGGCTGCGCACCCGCTCGGGTCGCTGGATCGTCACAGGCGCCACGCGCTGA
- a CDS encoding single-stranded DNA-binding protein, with translation MAGETVITVVGNLVDDPELRFTPSGAAVAKFRVASTPRTFDRQTNEWKDGESLFLTCSVWRQAAENVAESLQRGMRVVVQGRLKQRSYEDREGVKRTVYELDVEEVGASLKNATAKVTKTTGRGGQGGYSGGSGGGQQGGGWGGGSGGGQPQGSGAPADDPWATSAPAGGGQQGGGGGGWGGSSGGGAAGGSGGGYSDEPPF, from the coding sequence ATGGCAGGCGAGACCGTCATCACGGTCGTCGGCAATCTTGTCGACGACCCCGAGCTGCGCTTCACCCCGTCCGGTGCGGCGGTCGCGAAGTTCCGTGTCGCGTCCACTCCCCGCACCTTCGACCGTCAGACCAATGAGTGGAAGGACGGCGAAAGCCTGTTCCTGACCTGCTCGGTCTGGCGTCAGGCGGCGGAGAACGTCGCCGAGTCGCTCCAGCGAGGCATGCGCGTCGTCGTGCAGGGCCGGCTGAAGCAGCGGTCCTACGAAGACCGTGAGGGCGTCAAGCGCACGGTCTACGAGCTGGACGTCGAGGAAGTCGGCGCCAGCCTGAAGAACGCCACGGCCAAGGTCACCAAGACCACCGGTCGAGGCGGCCAGGGCGGTTACAGCGGCGGCAGTGGTGGCGGTCAGCAGGGCGGTGGCTGGGGCGGAGGCTCCGGCGGCGGTCAGCCGCAGGGCAGCGGCGCTCCCGCCGACGACCCCTGGGCGACCAGCGCTCCTGCAGGCGGCGGCCAGCAGGGCGGCGGTGGCGGCGGCTGGGGCGGAAGCTCCGGTGGCGGCGCTGCCGGCGGCTCCGGCGGCGGCTACTCGGACGAGCCCCCCTTCTAG
- a CDS encoding alanine racemase, which translates to MALTLYVDTARWRAHHKHVSEQFPGLVPVCKGNGYGFGHERLADEATRMGSDVLAVGTTYEAARIKDWFGGDLLVLTPFRRGEEPVPLPDRVIRSVSSVDGVYGLVGARVVIEVMSSMKRHGVSEQDLPQLHAAIENVRLEGFAIHLPLDRTDGSDAVEEVIGWMDRLRAARLPLHTMFVSHLKAEELARLQQQFPQTRFRARIGTRLWLGDHEATEYRGAVLDVTPVSKGDRFGYRQQKVASDGWLVVVAGGTSHGVGLEAPKALHGVMPRAKGVARAGLATVNRNLSPFVWGAKQRWFAEPPHMQVSILFVPSDAPEPKVGEELVAHLRHTTTQFDRIVER; encoded by the coding sequence ATGGCGCTCACGCTCTACGTCGACACCGCACGCTGGCGGGCGCACCACAAGCACGTGTCCGAGCAGTTCCCGGGGCTCGTCCCGGTCTGCAAGGGCAACGGCTACGGCTTCGGCCACGAGCGGCTCGCGGACGAGGCCACTCGTATGGGCTCCGACGTCCTGGCCGTGGGCACGACGTACGAGGCCGCGCGGATCAAGGACTGGTTCGGCGGCGACCTGCTCGTCCTGACGCCGTTCAGACGGGGCGAGGAGCCCGTACCGCTGCCCGACCGGGTCATCCGCTCCGTGTCGTCGGTCGACGGTGTCTACGGCCTCGTGGGCGCCCGTGTCGTCATCGAGGTCATGTCCTCCATGAAGCGGCACGGTGTGAGCGAGCAGGACCTGCCCCAGCTCCACGCCGCCATAGAGAACGTGCGCCTCGAGGGCTTCGCGATCCACCTGCCGCTGGACCGCACCGACGGCTCGGACGCCGTCGAGGAGGTCATCGGCTGGATGGACCGGCTGCGCGCGGCCCGGCTGCCGCTGCACACCATGTTCGTCAGCCACCTCAAGGCCGAGGAACTCGCCCGGCTGCAGCAGCAGTTCCCGCAGACCCGCTTCCGCGCCCGCATCGGCACGCGGCTGTGGCTGGGGGACCACGAGGCCACCGAGTACCGCGGAGCCGTCCTGGACGTCACGCCCGTCTCCAAGGGTGACCGTTTCGGTTACCGCCAGCAGAAGGTCGCCTCGGACGGCTGGCTGGTGGTCGTGGCGGGCGGTACGTCGCACGGAGTGGGCCTGGAGGCCCCGAAGGCCCTGCACGGCGTCATGCCGCGCGCCAAGGGCGTCGCCAGGGCCGGCCTCGCCACGGTCAACCGGAACCTCTCACCGTTCGTCTGGGGCGCCAAGCAGCGCTGGTTCGCGGAGCCCCCGCACATGCAGGTCTCGATCCTCTTCGTACCCTCGGACGCCCCGGAGCCGAAGGTCGGCGAGGAGCTGGTGGCCCATCTGCGGCACACCACCACGCAGTTCGACCGCATCGTCGAACGCTGA
- the rplI gene encoding 50S ribosomal protein L9 yields MKIILTHEVSGLGAAGDVVDVKDGYARNYLIPRNFAIRWTKGGEKDVEQIRRARKIHEIQTIEQANEIKARLEGVKVRLAVRSGDAGRLFGSVTPADVASAIKASGGPDVDKRRIELGSPIKTLGAHETSVRLHPEVAAKVNIEVVAA; encoded by the coding sequence ATGAAGATCATCCTCACCCACGAGGTCTCCGGCCTCGGCGCTGCGGGCGACGTCGTCGACGTCAAGGACGGTTACGCTCGCAACTACCTGATCCCGCGGAACTTTGCGATCCGCTGGACCAAGGGTGGCGAGAAGGACGTCGAGCAGATTCGTCGCGCTCGCAAGATCCACGAGATCCAGACCATCGAGCAGGCCAACGAGATCAAGGCCCGCCTCGAAGGTGTGAAGGTCCGTCTGGCCGTCCGCTCCGGCGACGCCGGTCGTCTCTTCGGTTCCGTCACCCCGGCTGACGTCGCCTCGGCGATCAAGGCTTCCGGTGGCCCCGACGTCGACAAGCGCCGCATCGAGCTGGGCTCGCCGATCAAGACGCTGGGCGCTCACGAGACGTCCGTGCGTCTGCACCCCGAGGTTGCCGCCAAGGTCAACATCGAGGTCGTCGCCGCGTAA